The following coding sequences lie in one Silene latifolia isolate original U9 population chromosome 5, ASM4854445v1, whole genome shotgun sequence genomic window:
- the LOC141656196 gene encoding peroxidase 5-like, whose translation MSTSFICFILVALATTMCTVNAQYSTLRAGFYKSTCPSAEKIVKTVVNRAIAQNPALGAGLIRMHFHDCFVRGCDASVLLDSTSGNLAEKDNVANNPSLRGYEVIDQAKAELEAKCPQTVSCADIIAYAARDSASKLGGLKYKVQGGRRDGRVSLKDEPTQNLPAPFFNLQQVQDSFTKKGLSVEEMVILSGAHSIGVSHCSSFTKRLYNFNSTNSQDPSLDPNFASMLKSKCPNIPPSVSDPTIVQDFVTPNKLDNKYYQNVQNGKALFTSDQSLMASPTTVNMVRNFDRQGGVWANKFARAMVHMGAIEVLTGGEGEIRKNCRVVNQF comes from the exons ATGTCGACTTCATTTATTTGCTTCATATTGGTTGCTCTTGCGACCACAATGTGCACCGTCAATGCTCAATATTCAACTTTAAGGGCAGGCTTCTATAAATCGACGTGCCCCTCGGCCGAGAAGATAGTAAAAACAGTTGTGAACCGAGCTATTGCTCAAAATCCTGCATTAGGAGCTGGCTTAATTAGAATGCACTTCCATGATTGCTTTGTTCGG GGTTGTGATGCATCAGTACTACTTGATTCAACATCCGGAAATCTAGCAGAGAAGGATAACGTAGCCAACAATCCGAGTCTAAGAGGGTACGAGGTCATTGACCAAGCTAAGGCCGAGCTTGAGGCTAAGTGTCCACAAACAGTGTCTTGCGCGGACATTATAGCTTATGCAGCTCGTGACAGTGCCTCTAAGCTAGGAGGCCTTAAGTACAAGGTACAGGGTGGTCGAAGGGATGGAAGAGTGTCCCTCAAAGACGAACCAACACAAAACCTTCCAGCGCCTTTTTTTAATCTGCAACAAGTACAAGATAGTTTTACCAAAAAGGGACTTTCTGTAGAGGAAATGGTCATTTTATCCGGGGCTCATTCTATTGGAGTTTCGCATTGCTCTTCATTTACCAAACGACTCTACAACTTCAATTCTACCAACTCACAAGATCCTTCATTGGACCCTAATTTTGCAAGCATGTTGAAATCCAAATGCCCAAATATTCCCCCTAGTGTTTCTGATCCAACAATCGTCCAAGACTTCGTCACGCCTAATAAGTTGGACAACAAATattaccaaaatgtacaaaatggcAAGGCACTGTTCACCTCCGATCAAAGCCTTATGGCTAGTCCTACCACCGTAAACATGGTGAGGAACTTCGATCGTCAAGGCGGGGTTTGGGCTAACAAATTTGCAAGGGCTATGGTTCATATGGGTGCCATTGAAGTGCTTACTGGTGGTGAGGGTGAAATTAGAAAGAATTGCAGGGTTGTTAATCAGTTTTAG